GGTACTGTTCTGCTGTAAATTTTTCAGTGCAGATTGGCGCTATGGGAACGTAGGCTCGTATTAGAGGCTGATGCTCCAGGAGGAAAGGGAGGGAGTACATCCCACTGAGTGACGGGCTGATCACTATGGCAGGGCTCAAACTCAGCTGTTCACACACTTCCTTCAGGAACGCTGCGGGGGCCGGTTCTCCCACCAACGCCGGCGCTTTGGCCGATTTGGACCGACCGAGTTCTGAGGACAGGAAAGTGGACAGTAGACTTAGAAAGGACTCCTAAAGGAgattgaaatttgttttctagaccaacaaaatagaaaacattcaaCCAGAAAAGTTAGCAAGAtgcaaacctttttatttttttgcaaaggcAAATATCTAGGACTCTTATTTGGACTGACAGTAATCTGGTCTTTTCTACTTTGtttcatgttaaatttattGCTGCACAGatacaattattttgttttaaataggaaaaaaaaattgttcaccGAGGTGCCAGTGTCGTCCCAGTGCAAAACgattctttcatgaatgttaCAAAAATCTCCATTCAgatgtgcaaaacgcctgggtggacgtAGCCCCGCCTctgagacgcagctcctcctcagagctgcagtttccaaacttctgcctcacagaacAACCCTCCCGTGtaactcccccactcagctccttcagactagccagcaccaataagcaaacacctggtggagctgcatgttagctgagctcattatacgagatccttctcagtgcaatgttggtaaaaatgttgctcaaGGCTTAATAGTGGAGCAATGTTGTGTTGACTTCCTGAACGTGGCATTTCAAAAAcagcaggagcttttaaagagacagaggtccaatttcaaggcgttaaattacaaacccaaattgattttaaatcacatttgttatatatggcatttttataaaatccaAAGATAACAACTATTTGATTATGtgataaaatggcactatgtggctggaaaatacacaatactgcccctttaacttTTATTGTCTTATATTCGGTTTTGTATTTGTATGCGTTCGCATGACAATAGTTTTAGCATTTACTCTTTGTGAAGCACTTTCAATGGCAATGACCTAAGTGCTTCGACTGACTGATCTGAAGGTTGTTCACACTGGACGCACCTGGCAGGTCGAGGGCGACCGCTCGGCAGCCAGCTTTGGCCAGCGTCTCCAGAGTGCCGATGTTGAGCCAGTTCTCCGATGAGAAACGAATACCGTGAAGGAGAAGAACCGACATCTTTGCTTCTCCCTCGGCCGGCTCGCTTTGTCTGTAGAAAAGTGGAGCTTTGCAGCTTTCCACCTCCACACTGCCCTCGCTCATCTTTACAGCCGACATCCTGGAGAGAAACAACCAAATCAAGCCGAATTAAACATGAAACCCCAGAACTTTAAGTTGCACAGTCTGAACACTGAACCCTCTGAAAGAGAGGAGTGTTTCTGCTGGAACACACCTGAATGAATGGTTGAAATATCAGCTCATCATGTTCCGCAAGAACCAGTGGCTGATTAATTTAAATCTATAGGGAAACTTTCAAACACGCAGAACTGGAAGCCTAGAGGACAGCTTCAATATAAAAACCCTTATCTGTCCCCAGAAGGACTTA
Above is a genomic segment from Xiphophorus couchianus chromosome 20, X_couchianus-1.0, whole genome shotgun sequence containing:
- the abhd14b gene encoding putative protein-lysine deacylase ABHD14B, with the translated sequence MSAVKMSEGSVEVESCKAPLFYRQSEPAEGEAKMSVLLLHGIRFSSENWLNIGTLETLAKAGCRAVALDLPELGRSKSAKAPALVGEPAPAAFLKEVCEQLSLSPAIVISPSLSGMYSLPFLLEHQPLIRAYVPIAPICTEKFTAEQYRSVKVPTLIVYGDQDTQLGEASLRNLSNLTNHRVVVMKGAGHPCYLDDPDTWHKALTNFLETL